In Sardina pilchardus chromosome 10, fSarPil1.1, whole genome shotgun sequence, one genomic interval encodes:
- the LOC134093776 gene encoding gastricsin-like, with product MKSLIIVLALAVMSEALHRVPLVRVKSIRQKLMERGVRVPYTDPALKYQPPEILATSTIDPMSNYMDMEYYGAISIGTPPQSFQVLFDTGSSNLWVDSVECSTQACTSHTQFNPQQSSTWSSSGQTFYLPYGAGSLSGQFGYDTVNLAGIVISNQEVGISTNEPGQNFVVAHFDGILGLAYPAISAGHQTPVVDTMMQQGLLQANMFAFYMSRDQSGGSEVAFGGVDPPKYQGSIYWTPVTSESYWQIGIEGFLVNNQATGWCSQGCQAIVDTGTSMLTAPRQFISYLMQSIGAQQNQYGQATVDCSQVNSLPTLTFTINGVNFPLPPSAYIVSDGNGCSVAITPTYLPSQNGQPLWILGDVFLREYYSVYDRTYNRVGFATAV from the exons GGTGCCTCTGGTGAGGGTGAAGTCCATCAGGCAGAAGCTGATGGAGAGGGGAGTGAGGGTCCCCTACACTGACCCCGCCCTCAAGTATCAGCCCCCCGAGATCCTCGCCACCTCCACCATCGACCCCATGAGCAACTACATGGAc ATGGAGTACTACGGCGCCATCTCCATCGGCACCCCTCCCCAGTCCTTCCAGGTGCTCTTCGACACCGGCTCCTCCAACCTCTGGGTGGACTCTGTGGAGTGCAGCACCCAGGCCTGCA CCAGCCACACCCAGTTCAATCCCCAGCAGTCCTCGACCTGGTCCAGCTCTGGTCAGACCTTCTACCTGCCCTATGGAGCCGGTAGCCTGTCCGGTCAGTTCGGCTATGACACTGTCAAC CTTGCTGGCATTGTCATCAGCAACCAGGAGGTGGGCATCAGCACCAACGAGCCCGGGCAGAACTTTGTGGTGGCCCACTTCGACGGCATCCTGGGCCTGGCCTACCCCGCCATCTCCGCCGGACACCAGACACCCGTCGTGGACACCATGATGCAGCAGGGGCTGCTGCAGGCCAACATGTTCGCCTTCTACATGTCCCG CGATCAGAGTGGGGGCAGCGAGGTGGCCTTTGGCGGAGTGGACCCCCCCAAGTACCAGGGCAGCATCTACTGGACCCCCGTCACCTCTGAGAGCTACTGGCAGATCGGCATCGAGGG ATTCCTGGTGAACAATCAGGCCACTGGTTGGTGCTCCCAGGGCTGCCAGGCCATCGTGGACACTGGCACGTCCATGCTGACCGCTCCCCGCCAGTTCATCAGCTACCTGATGCAGTCCATCGGCGCTCAGCAGAACCAGTATGGACAG gcCACTGTTGACTGCAGCCAGGTGAACAGCCTCCCCACTCTGACCTTCACCATCAACGGAGTGAACttccctctgcccccctctgCCTACATCGTCTCC GATGGAAATGGATGCAGTGTTGCCATCACCCCCACCTACCTGCCCTCTCAGAACGGACAGCCCCTGTGGATTCTGGGAGATGTATTCCTCAGGGAGTATTACTCTGTGTACGACCGCACTTACAACCGCGTGGGATTCGCCACTGCCGTCTAA